In Alicyclobacillus macrosporangiidus CPP55, a single window of DNA contains:
- a CDS encoding flagellar brake protein, whose amino-acid sequence MSLPAIGQVLRVRKGPETPEYYQSRLVETGERDLFIDIPLHASDRTALDPAGQDVWVEYHGRDGALRRFRTQVLELVYLPSPAWRIVRPKPDDIAREQRREFVRVDTDIDVKLTVRLESGVQHVTVRAHDISGGGLSVWLPRTMVLHPGMTVEAQFILPNPEYPVHARCTVIRVGDRNERGMALASMKFEELKESVRQRIIQYTFWRQLRLR is encoded by the coding sequence TTGAGCCTGCCGGCCATCGGACAGGTTTTGCGGGTGCGCAAGGGTCCAGAGACGCCTGAATATTACCAGTCGAGGCTGGTGGAGACGGGAGAGCGCGATCTGTTCATCGACATTCCGCTGCACGCCAGCGATCGCACGGCCCTCGACCCCGCGGGACAGGATGTGTGGGTGGAATATCACGGGAGGGACGGGGCACTGCGGCGGTTCCGGACGCAGGTGCTGGAACTCGTGTATTTGCCGTCGCCGGCTTGGCGGATCGTCCGGCCGAAGCCGGACGACATCGCCCGGGAACAACGGCGGGAATTCGTCCGCGTCGACACGGACATCGACGTGAAGCTCACCGTCCGGCTGGAATCCGGTGTCCAGCACGTCACCGTGCGCGCGCATGATATCAGCGGCGGGGGCTTGTCCGTATGGCTTCCGCGAACGATGGTTTTGCATCCGGGCATGACGGTCGAAGCACAGTTCATCCTGCCCAATCCGGAATATCCCGTTCACGCCCGTTGCACGGTCATCCGCGTCGGAGACAGAAACGAGCGCGGTATGGCATTGGCTTCCATGAAATTTGAAGAGCTGAAGGAGTCTGTTCGGCAGCGTATCATCCAATACACGTTCTGGCGCCAACTTCGCTTGCGATAA
- the cmk gene encoding (d)CMP kinase — MRHISIAIDGPAGAGKSTVARRVAKELGILYVDTGAMYRGVAWLAVQHHVSPEDERALLQLLRDHSLRFEYHPSGELEVIADGQVITPYLRDPEVSETVSKLSVHPAIRNLLTEWQREFAQRYPVVMDGRDVGTVVLPDAQVKVFLTASIEERAKRRQREFTDKGFDVSLQEMQQAIAERDARDASRSVAPLRPADDAYFIDSTGKSVEDIVEEILSLVERVPNE, encoded by the coding sequence GTGCGGCACATCAGCATCGCGATCGACGGCCCCGCCGGAGCGGGGAAGAGTACAGTGGCCAGACGAGTGGCCAAGGAACTCGGGATCCTGTATGTGGACACGGGTGCGATGTACCGCGGCGTCGCTTGGCTGGCGGTCCAGCATCATGTTTCACCGGAAGACGAACGGGCCTTGCTCCAACTGCTGCGAGATCACAGCCTCCGGTTTGAGTACCACCCATCCGGCGAGTTGGAAGTCATCGCGGACGGCCAGGTGATCACGCCTTACCTGCGTGACCCGGAGGTGTCCGAGACGGTTTCCAAGCTGTCCGTCCATCCGGCGATCCGAAACCTCCTGACCGAGTGGCAACGGGAATTCGCACAACGGTATCCGGTGGTGATGGACGGCCGGGACGTGGGCACGGTGGTGTTGCCGGATGCGCAGGTCAAGGTGTTTTTGACGGCTAGCATCGAAGAGCGGGCGAAGCGGCGCCAAAGAGAGTTCACTGACAAAGGGTTTGATGTCTCGTTGCAGGAGATGCAGCAGGCCATCGCGGAGCGGGATGCACGCGATGCGTCGCGTTCCGTGGCACCGTTGCGACCGGCGGACGACGCGTATTTCATCGACTCCACCGGTAAGAGCGTCGAGGACATCGTCGAGGAGATCCTGAGCCTGGTGGAGCGGGTGCCGAATGAGTGA
- a CDS encoding lysophospholipid acyltransferase family protein — MSEFVVRDPFYEPLYRAMRAFVHIAFRLMFRIRIRGVHNIPQTGPVVIGCNHLHVFDVLLLGMAVPRFVHFMAKEELFRHRPFAALIRYLGAFPVRRGLQDKGAIRNALAVPAHGGCLIVFPEGHRSRDGKLQKGLPGIAFIARKANCPLVPAAIIGPYRLWRKVTIRFGEPILPQPADTNESVLETLMMRIQKLLDEGHA, encoded by the coding sequence ATGAGTGAGTTCGTCGTTCGGGATCCGTTCTACGAACCGCTGTACCGGGCCATGCGGGCGTTTGTACATATCGCGTTTCGGCTCATGTTTCGAATCCGAATCCGAGGCGTACACAACATTCCGCAAACCGGGCCGGTGGTGATCGGCTGCAATCACCTGCACGTGTTCGACGTTCTCCTGCTGGGCATGGCCGTCCCCAGGTTTGTGCATTTTATGGCCAAGGAGGAATTGTTTCGCCACCGCCCGTTTGCAGCATTGATCCGGTATCTCGGGGCTTTTCCCGTCCGGCGCGGGCTGCAGGACAAAGGGGCGATTCGAAACGCGCTGGCTGTGCCCGCGCACGGAGGTTGTTTGATTGTCTTTCCGGAAGGGCACCGCTCCCGGGACGGAAAGCTGCAGAAAGGGCTGCCGGGCATCGCCTTCATCGCGCGCAAGGCCAATTGCCCTCTGGTCCCGGCGGCCATCATCGGGCCGTACCGGTTGTGGCGAAAGGTGACCATTCGATTCGGAGAACCCATCCTGCCCCAGCCGGCCGACACAAACGAGTCTGTGTTGGAGACACTGATGATGCGAATCCAGAAGCTGCTCGACGAGGGACATGCATGA